A section of the Kribbella sp. HUAS MG21 genome encodes:
- a CDS encoding SapB/AmfS family lanthipeptide: MALLDLQGLQAPSGGHGGGGGGSTLTVLGCGSQRPSNLSVALCH, from the coding sequence ATGGCACTTCTCGACCTTCAGGGACTCCAGGCTCCCAGTGGTGGTCACGGAGGTGGTGGCGGCGGAAGCACGCTGACCGTGCTCGGCTGTGGTTCCCAGCGTCCCAGCAACCTCAGTGTCGCGCTCTGCCACTGA